One window of Novosphingobium sp. 9U genomic DNA carries:
- a CDS encoding glutaredoxin domain-containing protein, protein MSDSKSATLYRMVLPDHTCPFGVRAKQLLEQAGFQIEDNVLSSRDEVDAFEDEHGVDTTPQVFIDGERIGGSDDLERYLAQ, encoded by the coding sequence ATGTCCGATAGCAAGAGCGCCACGTTGTACCGCATGGTGCTGCCCGACCACACCTGCCCGTTCGGCGTGCGCGCCAAGCAGTTGCTGGAGCAAGCCGGCTTCCAGATCGAGGATAATGTGCTGTCCTCGCGCGACGAAGTCGACGCGTTCGAGGATGAGCACGGTGTTGACACCACGCCGCAGGTCTTCATCGATGGCGAGCGGATCGGCGGCAGCGACGATCTGGAACGCTACCTGGCTCAGTAG
- a CDS encoding reverse transcriptase-like protein → MREAWREERVTFYFDGGCAPNPGPMHAAVVSRGKAWFRDEMGVGDNNQAEWLALLMAVKQAHAQACTDVVLIGDSALVIAQASGRQKCRSAHLAPYLAAFHQASAGFARVHLRHVPRTRNLAGIALARRGLP, encoded by the coding sequence ATGCGTGAAGCTTGGCGCGAGGAACGGGTCACGTTCTACTTCGACGGTGGCTGCGCGCCGAACCCGGGGCCGATGCATGCTGCCGTGGTGAGCCGGGGGAAAGCCTGGTTCCGCGACGAGATGGGTGTGGGCGACAACAACCAGGCTGAGTGGCTCGCCCTCCTTATGGCGGTAAAGCAGGCGCATGCGCAGGCGTGTACGGACGTCGTGCTGATCGGAGACTCAGCCCTCGTGATTGCGCAGGCGAGTGGCCGGCAGAAATGCCGGAGCGCACACCTCGCGCCGTACCTGGCCGCGTTCCACCAGGCGTCCGCGGGATTTGCGCGCGTCCACTTGCGTCACGTGCCGCGCACCAGGAACCTTGCCGGCATTGCCCTCGCCCGCCGCGGCTTACCCTGA
- a CDS encoding tRNA (cytidine(34)-2'-O)-methyltransferase gives MRIALFEPEIAGNVGAIMRLAACLGASVDVVEPMGFAWDDRRVRRAAMDYIDHVTVTRHASFDAFKATIADGRLLLFTTKSSQSIYQFEFRPDDVLLFGKESAGVPGEVAKACDARLRIPMRPQVRSMNLATATALVLGEALRQTGGLPG, from the coding sequence ATGCGCATCGCCTTGTTCGAGCCGGAAATTGCCGGAAACGTCGGCGCCATCATGCGCCTTGCGGCATGCCTGGGTGCGAGCGTCGACGTGGTCGAGCCGATGGGTTTCGCGTGGGACGACCGGCGCGTGAGGCGCGCGGCGATGGACTATATCGACCATGTCACCGTAACGCGCCACGCCAGCTTCGACGCGTTCAAGGCGACGATCGCGGACGGCAGGCTCCTGCTGTTCACGACCAAGAGCTCTCAGTCGATCTACCAGTTCGAGTTCAGGCCCGACGACGTGCTGCTCTTCGGCAAGGAAAGCGCAGGCGTGCCGGGCGAAGTCGCGAAAGCCTGCGACGCGCGCCTGCGCATACCCATGCGGCCGCAAGTCCGATCGATGAACTTGGCAACGGCCACGGCGCTGGTGCTAGGCGAGGCGCTACGCCAGACCGGAGGGCTACCCGGCTGA
- a CDS encoding SDR family NAD(P)-dependent oxidoreductase, with amino-acid sequence MDLDLKGRRALVTGSSSGIGEAIVHMLAQEGAHVVVHGRNRERAEAVAKAIGAAGVAIGELAEDGTAEAVHGQAVAALGGNVEILINNAGGNSEGNSAKKPHEIDAADFLSNYRANTLGAVQLCQLCIPDMVESRFGRIVNVSSAVAMQPNNVGADYSAAKAALNNYTVSLAGSLRNVGVTANILTPGIIMVDGLLRFGREKFGNPDASFEEICEKFGEAKVFDIPPVGRVGKPEELAMVACMLASPRSGFITGANYRVDGGQSRGLN; translated from the coding sequence ATGGATCTGGATCTGAAGGGCCGCCGCGCGCTGGTCACCGGCAGCAGCAGCGGCATCGGCGAAGCGATCGTGCACATGCTGGCGCAGGAAGGTGCGCACGTCGTGGTCCACGGCCGCAATCGCGAGCGGGCCGAGGCAGTGGCGAAGGCGATCGGAGCTGCAGGTGTCGCGATCGGCGAACTGGCGGAGGATGGCACGGCCGAGGCGGTCCATGGCCAGGCCGTCGCGGCGCTCGGTGGCAACGTCGAGATCCTGATCAACAACGCCGGCGGCAACTCGGAAGGCAACTCGGCGAAGAAGCCGCACGAGATCGATGCGGCCGACTTCCTCTCCAACTATCGCGCTAACACGCTGGGCGCAGTGCAGCTGTGCCAGTTGTGCATTCCGGACATGGTCGAGTCGCGCTTTGGCCGCATCGTCAACGTCTCAAGCGCGGTCGCGATGCAGCCCAACAACGTCGGCGCGGACTATTCGGCGGCGAAGGCGGCGCTGAACAATTACACCGTCAGCCTCGCGGGCTCCCTACGCAACGTCGGTGTCACCGCCAACATCCTGACGCCCGGCATCATCATGGTCGACGGGCTGCTGCGTTTCGGGCGCGAGAAGTTCGGCAATCCCGACGCCAGCTTCGAGGAGATCTGCGAGAAATTCGGCGAGGCCAAGGTGTTCGACATCCCGCCGGTCGGCCGCGTCGGCAAGCCCGAGGAGCTGGCGATGGTCGCCTGCATGCTCGCCAGCCCGCGCTCGGGCTTCATCACCGGCGCCAACTATCGCGTCGACGGCGGCCAGAGCCGCGGCCTGAACTGA
- a CDS encoding patatin-like protein: MRQKELRIGLVCYGGISLAVYMHGVTKELWKALQASRCVWAGDDAPGGSAAVYLDLLRTIESEHSVRLRVLTDIVAGASAGGINSVFLAQAIHTGQSLEPLTELWLDTADVDALLDPEARPGSRAAKFWATPLVNYLLHRPGNAVSETVAPETRAEVRDKLSRLIRSRWFEPPFSGIGFSRLLCRALSAMASAPADPPLLPHGHPLDLFVTATDFKGHLETLHLHSPRLVLESEHRLTFAFRAASRGPDELAAIPELVLAARASASFPGAFPPLMIEEIDRLVAEGPHAWPGREAFLQRTMPEHARRSDLDTVALIDGSVLVNAPFADVMRVLQDRPATREVDRRIVYIDPTPDRLGQAMRKDTQVPGFFPVIFGSLSAIPREQPIRDNLEALEKQSRDMADLRQIIEALRPEVEETVERLFGRTLFINRPTPKRLSAWRMRAQRAAFEQAGFAYHGYAQVKFNAIVAGLAQLAYQAAPELDLASPEPIRQRLLEHSVDLALDWKQGLRDATSPTMIAFFRKHDLGFRIRRLRLLARTVTQEREGDADVTEQDRDSARTAIYDALAFYLDREPLSALGTEFASRARKVMEDPGAVVDYVARQRGLEDIDSKVDELLAQAMTNMPPSLRRHMLFAYLGFPLYDTVTLPLLRSENLTEFDPVRVDRISPEDCHAIRSGTQSTLRGTEFYNFGAFFSRAYRENDYLWGRLHGAERVIDLIASTLEPQHAIAAAELLQFKRRAFLAILDEEEARLTADPTLVSSIREEIGAG; the protein is encoded by the coding sequence ATGCGGCAGAAGGAACTGCGGATCGGGCTCGTCTGCTATGGCGGGATCAGCCTGGCCGTCTACATGCACGGCGTCACCAAGGAGCTCTGGAAGGCGCTGCAGGCCAGTCGCTGCGTGTGGGCCGGCGACGACGCGCCCGGCGGCAGCGCTGCGGTCTACCTGGACCTGCTGCGCACGATCGAGAGCGAGCACAGCGTTCGCCTGCGCGTCCTCACCGACATCGTCGCGGGCGCCAGTGCGGGCGGCATCAACAGCGTCTTCCTGGCCCAGGCGATCCATACGGGCCAATCGCTGGAGCCATTGACCGAGCTGTGGCTCGATACCGCGGACGTAGACGCCCTGCTCGATCCAGAGGCACGCCCCGGCTCGCGCGCCGCCAAGTTCTGGGCAACCCCGCTCGTCAACTACCTGCTGCACCGTCCCGGCAATGCCGTCAGCGAGACGGTCGCGCCCGAGACACGCGCCGAAGTTCGCGACAAGCTGTCGCGGCTGATCCGCTCGCGCTGGTTCGAGCCGCCGTTCAGCGGCATCGGCTTCTCGCGCCTGCTGTGCCGCGCCCTCTCGGCGATGGCGTCTGCTCCGGCCGACCCGCCCTTGCTTCCTCACGGGCACCCGCTCGACCTGTTCGTCACCGCAACGGACTTTAAGGGGCACCTGGAGACGCTGCACCTCCATTCGCCCCGGCTGGTGCTGGAAAGCGAGCATCGCCTGACCTTCGCCTTCCGGGCCGCGTCGCGGGGGCCCGATGAGCTCGCCGCCATTCCCGAGCTGGTGCTCGCCGCCCGGGCCTCGGCCAGCTTCCCGGGCGCGTTCCCGCCGCTGATGATCGAGGAGATCGACCGGCTGGTGGCCGAGGGACCGCATGCGTGGCCAGGACGCGAGGCGTTCCTGCAGCGCACGATGCCCGAACATGCGCGGCGCAGCGATCTCGACACCGTGGCGCTGATCGACGGCTCGGTGCTGGTGAATGCGCCGTTCGCCGACGTCATGCGCGTGCTGCAGGACCGCCCGGCCACGCGCGAGGTCGATCGGCGCATCGTCTACATCGATCCCACCCCCGACCGGCTGGGCCAGGCCATGCGCAAGGACACGCAAGTGCCGGGCTTCTTCCCCGTCATCTTCGGCTCGCTCTCGGCCATCCCGCGCGAACAGCCGATCCGCGACAACCTGGAAGCGCTGGAGAAGCAATCGCGCGACATGGCGGACTTGCGCCAGATCATCGAGGCGCTCCGCCCCGAAGTAGAGGAGACGGTCGAGCGATTGTTTGGCCGTACGCTGTTCATCAATCGACCGACGCCCAAGCGCTTGTCCGCCTGGCGCATGCGCGCGCAACGTGCCGCATTCGAGCAGGCCGGCTTCGCATATCACGGCTATGCCCAGGTCAAGTTCAACGCCATCGTCGCGGGCTTGGCACAGCTGGCGTATCAAGCTGCGCCAGAGCTGGACCTCGCCTCGCCCGAACCCATCCGCCAGCGCCTCCTCGAACACTCAGTAGATCTTGCCCTGGATTGGAAACAGGGACTTCGGGACGCGACATCACCGACGATGATCGCCTTCTTCCGCAAGCACGACCTTGGCTTCCGCATCCGGCGGCTACGCCTGCTCGCACGCACCGTGACCCAGGAGCGCGAGGGCGATGCAGACGTGACCGAGCAGGACCGGGACAGCGCTCGCACTGCGATCTACGATGCTCTCGCCTTCTATCTCGACCGTGAGCCGCTGAGCGCACTGGGTACAGAGTTCGCCTCACGCGCGCGCAAGGTGATGGAGGATCCCGGCGCCGTGGTCGACTACGTCGCCCGGCAACGTGGACTGGAAGACATCGACAGCAAGGTCGACGAACTGCTGGCACAGGCGATGACGAACATGCCGCCATCGCTGCGGCGGCACATGCTGTTCGCCTATCTCGGGTTCCCGCTCTACGATACCGTGACGCTGCCATTGCTTCGCAGCGAGAACCTGACCGAGTTCGACCCGGTGCGCGTCGATCGGATCAGCCCGGAAGACTGCCATGCAATCCGCTCGGGCACGCAGAGCACTTTGCGCGGGACCGAGTTCTACAACTTCGGCGCGTTCTTCAGCCGCGCCTATCGCGAGAACGACTACCTGTGGGGCCGCCTCCACGGCGCCGAACGCGTCATCGACCTTATTGCTTCGACGCTGGAGCCCCAACACGCCATCGCGGCGGCGGAGCTGCTGCAGTTCAAGCGCCGCGCGTTCCTGGCGATCCTCGACGAGGAGGAAGCGCGGCTGACGGCCGACCCCACGCTCGTGTCGAGCATACGCGAGGAGATAGGGGCGGGTTGA
- a CDS encoding MBOAT family protein, producing MLADCAHLRAASHSQPGAALAFNSLTFFAFFGIVLAIWSIPFGWTAKKVFLLLASYLFYSAWNPPFIILLWVSTIVDWIAAQQLVRAERPIVRKAWMLISVVVNIGMLAYFKYGQFALDSFAAAMSAVGVRYSAPQMGIVLPVGISFYTFATLSYTLDVYLRRAAPARSFLDYALFVTFFPHLVAGPIMRPTELVPQFASPRRADRNQLCFGLGMIVLGLFQKVVLADGFLAPAVDAVYGAKAPPLGLDAWVGTLAFSGQIFCDFAGYSTTAIGVALCLGFAMPDNFRFPYAAVGFSDFWRRWHITLSSWLRDYVYIPLGGSRRGPARTYAALMATMLLGGLWHGANWTFVAWGGLHGLYLVAERLIKRSTAYRPRGAMLFAAGLLTFLLVNVAWVFFRATSFGAAWSILAAMIGIDGGVGKPQLAMVSIVSTLVIVPALVAIHWAMRERTLEAAVARLHPVLIALGLAAMAFAIIIEHGSGDAFIYFQF from the coding sequence ATGTTGGCCGATTGCGCGCACCTGCGCGCCGCCAGCCATAGTCAACCGGGGGCGGCGTTGGCCTTCAACTCGCTGACATTCTTTGCCTTCTTCGGCATCGTTCTTGCGATCTGGTCGATCCCGTTCGGCTGGACGGCCAAGAAGGTGTTCCTGCTTCTCGCCAGCTACCTGTTCTATTCGGCGTGGAACCCGCCTTTCATCATCCTGCTCTGGGTGTCGACGATCGTCGACTGGATCGCCGCCCAGCAGCTGGTGCGTGCCGAACGGCCGATCGTCCGCAAGGCCTGGATGCTGATCTCGGTGGTGGTGAACATCGGCATGCTGGCCTATTTCAAGTACGGCCAGTTCGCGCTCGATAGCTTCGCCGCGGCGATGAGCGCGGTCGGCGTGCGCTACTCCGCGCCGCAGATGGGGATCGTGCTGCCGGTCGGCATCAGCTTCTACACCTTTGCGACGCTGTCCTACACGCTGGACGTCTACTTGCGGCGCGCGGCGCCTGCGCGCAGTTTCCTCGACTATGCGCTGTTCGTGACGTTCTTCCCACACCTGGTCGCAGGGCCGATCATGCGCCCGACCGAGCTGGTGCCGCAGTTCGCCTCGCCCCGCCGAGCAGACCGCAACCAGCTGTGTTTCGGCCTTGGCATGATCGTGCTGGGCCTGTTTCAGAAGGTCGTACTGGCTGACGGGTTCCTGGCGCCCGCGGTCGACGCGGTCTACGGAGCGAAAGCGCCGCCCCTCGGTCTCGACGCCTGGGTCGGGACTCTCGCCTTCAGCGGGCAGATCTTCTGCGACTTTGCGGGCTACTCGACGACGGCGATCGGCGTGGCGCTGTGCCTGGGCTTCGCTATGCCGGACAACTTCCGCTTTCCCTACGCCGCTGTCGGCTTCTCCGACTTCTGGCGGCGGTGGCACATCACCTTGTCCTCGTGGCTGCGCGACTACGTCTACATTCCCCTGGGCGGCAGCCGCCGCGGCCCTGCCCGCACATACGCGGCGCTGATGGCGACCATGCTGCTGGGCGGGCTGTGGCATGGTGCCAACTGGACCTTCGTCGCCTGGGGCGGTCTCCACGGCCTCTACCTGGTGGCCGAGCGGTTGATCAAGCGCAGCACGGCCTATCGTCCACGTGGCGCAATGCTGTTCGCTGCCGGCTTGCTTACCTTCCTGCTTGTCAACGTGGCGTGGGTGTTCTTTCGCGCGACCAGCTTCGGCGCGGCCTGGTCGATCCTCGCCGCGATGATCGGCATTGATGGCGGCGTCGGCAAACCGCAGCTCGCCATGGTCAGCATCGTCTCGACGCTGGTGATCGTCCCGGCACTGGTGGCGATCCATTGGGCAATGCGCGAGCGCACGCTCGAGGCCGCCGTCGCGCGGCTTCATCCGGTGCTGATCGCGCTGGGCCTGGCAGCGATGGCGTTCGCCATCATCATCGAACATGGATCGGGCGATGCCTTCATCTACTTCCAGTTCTGA
- a CDS encoding HAMP domain-containing sensor histidine kinase: MTGRSTTFRFAALVFLFQILAAAVLLFGLGAALRTQSRASAVDLAETMRDDLLATYADRGLSGLASAIETRTSRRIERSAVVLLADPGGKAIAGNLTAKPRALAASRTYRLIKVQRPGHAKAEAMFLQATRLRGGEWFVTGTVVESERQLFAQLERASLVALALSILFAGFAAFVSTRLILNRLQATIATLGSVRDGDMARRVPRDDTGDAFGLLGEEVNRTLDRVEALNAELKIATDALAHDLKSPLTRMQSALDRLGRTVRDPAALAAVDQAFAESERLLAMIETALSITRAEAGIGRESFAPTNLTEMLATIVEIYAPMVEDEGRAIVLQAPARFDLAVHRQLMDQAIGNLVDNTLKYGAGTITLSLVVHEGGATIAVADEGPGIPADKRSEALTRFSRLDQARRGWGAGLGLSLVQAVAHLHGGSVELRECAPGLEVAILLGDVARV; encoded by the coding sequence GTGACCGGCCGGTCGACGACGTTCCGCTTCGCCGCGCTCGTCTTCCTGTTCCAGATCCTGGCCGCAGCGGTCCTGCTGTTCGGCCTGGGCGCGGCACTCCGCACGCAGAGCCGGGCCAGCGCCGTCGATCTGGCCGAGACGATGCGCGACGATCTCCTGGCGACGTATGCGGACCGCGGCCTGTCAGGCCTGGCAAGCGCGATAGAAACCCGCACCTCGCGCCGCATCGAGCGCAGCGCCGTCGTGTTGCTCGCGGATCCTGGCGGCAAGGCGATCGCCGGCAACCTGACGGCCAAGCCACGGGCGCTCGCTGCAAGCCGGACCTACCGGCTGATCAAGGTGCAGCGACCCGGGCACGCCAAGGCCGAGGCCATGTTCCTGCAGGCCACTCGCCTGCGCGGCGGCGAGTGGTTCGTCACCGGCACCGTTGTCGAAAGCGAGCGCCAGCTCTTCGCGCAGCTCGAACGCGCGAGCCTGGTCGCTCTCGCGCTATCCATCCTGTTCGCGGGCTTCGCGGCATTCGTATCGACGCGCCTGATCCTCAATCGTCTGCAGGCGACCATCGCGACGCTCGGCAGCGTGCGCGATGGCGACATGGCACGGCGCGTGCCTCGCGATGACACCGGCGACGCGTTTGGTTTGCTGGGCGAAGAGGTGAACCGGACGCTCGACCGGGTCGAAGCGCTGAATGCCGAACTCAAGATCGCGACGGACGCGCTGGCGCACGACCTGAAGTCGCCGCTCACCCGGATGCAATCGGCGCTCGATCGCCTGGGCCGCACGGTGCGCGATCCTGCCGCTCTCGCTGCGGTCGACCAGGCGTTTGCCGAGAGCGAGCGGCTCCTCGCGATGATCGAGACCGCGCTCAGCATCACGCGGGCAGAGGCCGGGATTGGTCGCGAGAGCTTCGCGCCCACCAATCTGACCGAGATGCTGGCGACGATCGTGGAGATCTATGCGCCGATGGTGGAGGACGAAGGGCGCGCCATCGTCCTGCAGGCGCCCGCCCGGTTCGACCTGGCAGTGCATCGCCAATTGATGGACCAGGCGATCGGCAACCTGGTCGACAACACGCTGAAGTACGGAGCGGGCACGATCACGCTGTCCCTGGTGGTGCACGAGGGCGGGGCCACGATCGCGGTTGCCGACGAGGGGCCGGGCATTCCCGCGGATAAACGAAGTGAGGCGCTCACCCGCTTCAGCCGCCTCGATCAGGCACGGCGCGGGTGGGGGGCTGGGCTGGGCCTGTCGCTGGTGCAGGCAGTGGCGCATCTGCATGGCGGCAGCGTGGAACTGCGCGAGTGCGCGCCGGGGCTGGAGGTGGCAATCCTGTTGGGCGATGTGGCGCGCGTCTAG
- a CDS encoding NAD(P)/FAD-dependent oxidoreductase — MDKPFDCIVIGAGPAGLTAAIYLARFHLSILVVDAGQSRAAMIPRTHNHAGYPGGIPGTELLRLMREQAGEFGVSVTSGLVERLEKHDDLFTVHGSGQTWTSRSVLLATGVVNNRPPIAPEIHDAALARGLLRYCPICDGFEVTDRNVGVIGTDTHGFNEAVFLRMYTPEVTLIAPQGDHTLSDDERARLNDLEVRVVNGPCHPLRVEDDCIFVPTPEGELAFDSVYPALGSVIRSELAITLGAEGSEDGCLLVDDHQRTSILGLYAAGDVAKGLDQISHAMGEAGVAATTIRNDLARSRPLVRERATPAAEKRAVVY, encoded by the coding sequence ATGGATAAGCCATTCGACTGTATCGTCATCGGCGCCGGACCTGCCGGGCTCACCGCCGCGATCTATCTTGCCAGGTTCCACCTCTCCATTCTGGTCGTCGATGCCGGGCAGAGCCGCGCGGCGATGATCCCGCGCACGCACAATCACGCAGGCTACCCGGGCGGCATCCCGGGCACAGAGCTGCTGCGGCTGATGCGCGAACAGGCGGGCGAGTTCGGCGTGTCCGTAACGTCAGGCCTGGTCGAGCGGCTGGAGAAGCACGATGACCTGTTCACCGTCCACGGATCGGGGCAGACCTGGACGAGCCGCAGCGTGCTGCTGGCGACGGGCGTGGTGAACAACCGGCCGCCGATCGCTCCGGAGATCCACGACGCAGCGCTGGCGCGCGGGTTGCTGCGGTACTGTCCGATCTGCGACGGCTTCGAAGTCACCGACCGGAACGTCGGCGTGATCGGCACCGATACCCATGGCTTCAACGAAGCCGTGTTCCTGCGCATGTACACGCCCGAGGTCACGCTGATCGCGCCGCAGGGCGATCACACGCTCTCGGATGACGAGCGAGCACGGCTCAACGACCTGGAGGTGCGCGTGGTCAATGGTCCATGCCATCCGCTGCGGGTGGAGGACGACTGCATCTTCGTGCCGACACCAGAAGGTGAGCTGGCCTTCGACAGCGTCTACCCCGCCCTCGGGTCGGTGATCCGCTCGGAGCTGGCGATCACGCTGGGCGCGGAGGGCAGCGAGGATGGCTGCCTACTCGTCGACGATCACCAGCGCACGTCAATCCTTGGCCTCTACGCCGCGGGCGACGTGGCCAAGGGGCTTGACCAGATCAGCCACGCCATGGGGGAGGCCGGCGTTGCGGCCACCACCATCCGCAACGACCTGGCGCGCAGTCGGCCGCTGGTGCGCGAGCGAGCGACACCTGCTGCCGAAAAGCGCGCTGTAGTCTACTGA
- a CDS encoding ATP-grasp fold amidoligase family protein has product MGEAPLPDPIVPHLRIAASSGDRVQEALARQRSRSLFHAPAAVRARILLTYLWRHGRLPNLRNPTLFNELVQVRKLSDRNGLMPLLVDKVRAKEHVAARLGAEWIVPTLWQGTCLPSKPIWVPPFVLKSRHGCKHSAFVRTGREDWATIRRQALRWMRSTYGTWLDEWAYREVERGLLVEPFIGTGDSLPIDYKLFVFGGQVSFVQVHLDREHDHTWQLFDRDWRPLSRNRKAATKPPHSLGAMIDAAEELGRDFDFVRIDFYEVNGRPLFGEATFYPGSGLDPFEPRSLDLRLGREWIAAAAAMPGGSDKVPNASADPLPSS; this is encoded by the coding sequence ATGGGCGAGGCGCCGCTCCCCGATCCGATCGTCCCGCATCTGCGCATCGCGGCGTCGTCGGGCGATCGCGTGCAAGAAGCGCTCGCCAGACAGCGCAGCCGATCGCTCTTCCACGCGCCCGCCGCCGTCCGTGCTCGTATCCTCCTGACGTACTTGTGGCGCCACGGGCGCTTGCCGAACTTGCGCAATCCCACTCTGTTCAACGAGCTGGTCCAGGTCCGCAAGCTGAGCGACCGGAACGGCCTGATGCCGCTGCTGGTCGATAAGGTCCGGGCAAAGGAGCATGTCGCGGCGAGGCTCGGCGCCGAATGGATCGTCCCGACGTTGTGGCAAGGCACTTGCCTGCCTTCGAAGCCGATCTGGGTGCCGCCGTTCGTCCTCAAGTCGCGACATGGGTGCAAACACAGCGCATTCGTCCGCACCGGGCGGGAAGACTGGGCCACGATCCGCCGCCAAGCGCTACGCTGGATGCGATCGACCTATGGAACCTGGCTGGACGAATGGGCCTACCGCGAAGTCGAGCGCGGTTTGCTGGTGGAACCGTTCATCGGCACCGGCGACAGCCTGCCGATCGACTACAAGCTGTTCGTCTTCGGCGGCCAAGTTTCGTTCGTCCAGGTGCACCTCGACCGGGAGCACGACCACACCTGGCAACTCTTCGATCGCGATTGGCGGCCCTTGTCTCGCAACCGCAAGGCCGCCACCAAGCCGCCCCACTCGCTCGGCGCGATGATCGATGCTGCCGAAGAACTGGGCCGAGACTTCGATTTCGTGCGGATCGACTTCTACGAAGTGAATGGACGGCCGCTGTTCGGCGAGGCGACTTTCTATCCCGGCTCGGGTCTCGATCCGTTCGAGCCGCGCTCACTCGACCTGCGGCTCGGTCGTGAGTGGATCGCGGCAGCGGCCGCTATGCCCGGCGGATCCGATAAGGTCCCGAACGCGTCGGCAGATCCGCTCCCTTCCAGCTGA
- a CDS encoding DUF3253 domain-containing protein encodes MTREIEVERARAGVLDLLALRALDATICPSEVARMLTANSGTAWRNAMPVVHAAVDGLIAAGAVRLSWKGADLPTRSGPYRIRRA; translated from the coding sequence GTGACGCGGGAGATCGAAGTCGAACGTGCACGCGCCGGCGTGTTGGACTTGTTGGCGCTGCGAGCGCTCGATGCAACGATCTGCCCCAGCGAAGTCGCAAGGATGTTGACGGCGAACAGTGGCACAGCCTGGCGAAACGCGATGCCGGTGGTGCATGCTGCGGTGGATGGCTTGATCGCGGCGGGTGCCGTGCGCCTCAGCTGGAAGGGAGCGGATCTGCCGACGCGTTCGGGACCTTATCGGATCCGCCGGGCATAG
- a CDS encoding MucR family transcriptional regulator, which produces MSETEQPSDVAALTVQLLSAYLANNSVESGELADLIRTTRAALTGEVDAAEPVEAETFTPAVSVRKSLASSEHILSLIDGRPYKTLKRHLASHGLTPDTYRARYNLPASYPMVAPDYAAHRRAVAQKVGLGTRKPAPEAAEPDSSPETVNEAAPSGTTTEQGDAAKAPAAKKPSRRASKKAAEPSQDSAAEAQAPEAQSPEPSSEPDTAEASPPAPKSRKRPAQTRKASKAKADDTGSAASEPAQPVTDAPPAEATSSDATLETAKPKRRGRIGLFKAESAPAEPQGDNPEASDQAKSAANSEAKSKKAPRMAREPKSARAAAAGAKSKSS; this is translated from the coding sequence ATGTCCGAAACAGAACAGCCTTCCGACGTTGCCGCTCTCACGGTGCAGCTTCTCAGTGCATATCTGGCGAACAATTCGGTGGAATCGGGCGAACTTGCAGATCTGATCCGCACGACGCGCGCTGCATTGACCGGCGAAGTGGACGCGGCGGAGCCTGTTGAGGCCGAGACGTTCACGCCGGCAGTGTCGGTCCGCAAGAGCCTCGCGTCGTCCGAGCACATCCTGAGCCTGATCGACGGCAGACCGTACAAGACCCTGAAGCGCCATCTGGCATCGCATGGCCTCACGCCGGACACGTACCGCGCCCGCTACAATCTGCCCGCGAGCTACCCGATGGTCGCGCCCGACTATGCGGCGCACCGGCGTGCAGTCGCGCAGAAGGTCGGCCTGGGAACGCGCAAGCCTGCTCCCGAGGCAGCGGAGCCTGATAGCTCTCCCGAGACGGTGAACGAGGCAGCGCCTTCCGGAACCACGACAGAGCAAGGCGATGCGGCAAAGGCACCGGCGGCGAAGAAGCCGAGCCGGCGCGCCAGCAAGAAGGCAGCGGAGCCCAGCCAGGACAGCGCCGCCGAAGCGCAGGCTCCCGAGGCCCAATCGCCCGAACCCTCCAGCGAGCCGGACACCGCCGAAGCTTCGCCCCCGGCGCCCAAGAGCCGAAAGCGTCCGGCGCAGACACGCAAGGCGTCGAAGGCCAAAGCGGACGACACTGGCAGCGCCGCTTCCGAACCCGCACAGCCGGTCACGGATGCGCCGCCGGCCGAGGCAACCTCATCAGATGCCACCCTCGAAACGGCAAAGCCGAAGCGTCGCGGCCGGATCGGCCTGTTCAAGGCTGAGTCGGCGCCTGCTGAGCCGCAAGGTGACAACCCGGAAGCCAGCGATCAGGCCAAGTCTGCCGCGAATTCTGAGGCGAAATCCAAGAAGGCACCGCGCATGGCTCGTGAGCCGAAGTCCGCGCGCGCTGCAGCCGCTGGGGCGAAAAGCAAGTCGAGCTAG